In the genome of Salvia hispanica cultivar TCC Black 2014 unplaced genomic scaffold, UniMelb_Shisp_WGS_1.0 HiC_scaffold_296, whole genome shotgun sequence, one region contains:
- the LOC125198846 gene encoding uncharacterized protein LOC125198846: MEAQNVSEFDLAWLDDIQNFLLNDSDFNFNFDFNFDFDFGSNSSPADSPINTTPINDDSDQSSQMIEELLASDDSDQSSQMIEELLISEDSDQSSQMIEELVVSDESDSAVSEAPRRLGAAAEWKRYRGGGGGRGGSSRRR; the protein is encoded by the coding sequence ATGGAAGCACAAAATGTATCCGAATTCGATCTGGCTTGGCTCGACGACATTCAAAACTTTCTCCTCAACGATTCcgatttcaatttcaatttcgaTTTCAATTTCGATTTCGATTTCGGTTCCAATTCCTCACCTGCAGATTCTCCGATCAATACTACGCCGATCAACGACGACAGCGATCAATCATCGCAGATGATTGAGGAGTTGCTGGCCAGCGACGACAGCGATCAATCGTCGCAAATGATTGAGGAGTTGCTAATCAGCGAAGACAGCGATCAATCGTCGCAGATGATTGAGGAATTGGTGGTCAGCGACGAGAGCGATTCCGCGGTATCGGAGGCGCCGAGGAGACTCGGAGCGGCGGCGGAGTGGAAGCGGTAcagaggcggaggcggcggccGTGGGGGAAGTTCGCGGCGGAGATGA